A section of the Oncorhynchus keta strain PuntledgeMale-10-30-2019 chromosome 15, Oket_V2, whole genome shotgun sequence genome encodes:
- the LOC127907541 gene encoding uncharacterized protein LOC127907541 isoform X14 — protein sequence MSNQITFNLSMNSSYTMRPEWNLCRSPPVGFNANPPVGFNANPPVGFNANPPVGFNANPPVGFNANPPVGFNANPPVGFNANPPVGFNANPPVGFNANPPVGFNANPPVGFNANPPVGFNANPPVGFNANPPVGFNANPPVGFNANPPVGFNANPPVGFNANPPVGFNANPPVGFNANPPVGFNANPPVGFNANPPVGFNANPPVGFNANPPVGFNANPPVGFNANPPVGFNANPPVGFNANPPVGFNANPPVGFNANPPVGFNANPPVGFNANPPVGFNANPPVGFNANPPVGFNANPPVGFNANPPVGFNANPPVGFNANPPVGFNANPPVGFNANPPVGFNANPPVGFNANPPVGFNANPPVGFNANPPVGFNANPPVGFNANPPVGLNANPPVGFNANPPVGFNANPPVGFNANPPVGLNANPPVGLNANPPVGFNANPPVGFNANPPVGFNANPPVGFNANPPVGLNANPPVGFNANPPVGFNANPPVGFNANPPVGFNANPPVGFGSNPPVGFGSNHPVGFNANPLVGFNANHPVGFNANPPVGLNANPPVGLNANPPVGLNANPPVGFNARPPVGFNANPPVGFGSNPPVGFNANPP from the exons atgtcaaatcaaatcacattcaATTTATCAATGAACTCATCTTACACCATGAGACCAGAATGGAACCTGTGCAGgagccctcctgtaggttttaatgctaaccctcctgtaggttttaatgctaaccctcctgtaggttttaatgctaaccctcctgtaggttttaatgctaaccctcctgtaggttttaatgccaaccctcctgtag gttttaatgctaaccctcctgtaggttttaatgccaaccctcctgtaggttttaatgctaaccctcctgtaggttttaatgctaaccctcctgtaggttttaatgctaaccctcctgtaggttttaatgctaaccctcctgtaggttttaatgctaaccctcctgtaggttttaatgctaaccctcctgtaggttttaatgctaaccctcctgtaggttttaatgctaaccctcctgtaggttttaatgctaaccctcctgtaggttttaatgccaaccctcctgtaggttttaatgctaaccctcctgtaggttttaatgctaaccctcctgtaggttttaatgctaaccctcctgtaggttttaatgccaaccctcctgtaggttttaatgctaaccctcctgtaggttttaatgccaaccctcctgtaggttttaatgctaaccctcctgtaggttttaatgccaaccctcctgtaggttttaatgccaaccctcctgtaggttttaatgctaaccctcctgtaggttttaatgctaaccctcctgtaggttttaatgctaaccctcctgtaggttttaatgccaaccctcctgtaggttttaatgctaaccctcctgtaggttttaatgctaaccctcctgtaggttttaatgccaaccctcctgtaggttttaatgccaaccctcctgtaggttttaatgctaaccctcctgtaggttttaatgctaaccctcctgtaggttttaatgctaaccctcctgtaggttttaatgccaaccctcctgtaggttttaatgctaaccctcctgtaggttttaatgccaaccctcctgtaggttttaatgctaaccctcctgtaggttttaatgctaaccctcctgtaggttttaatgctaaccctcctgtaggttttaatgccaaccctcctgtaggttttaatgctaaccctcctgtaggtttaaatgccaaccctcctgtaggttttaatgctaaccctcctgtaggttttaatgccaaccctcctgtaggttttaatgccaaccctcctgtaggtttaaatgccaaccctcctgtaggtttaaatgccaaccctcctgtaggttttaatgctaaccctcctgtaggttttaatgctaaccctcctgtaggttttaatgccaaccctcctgtaggttttaatgctaaccctcctgtaggtttaaatgccaaccctcctgtaggttttaatgctaaccctcctgtaggttttaatgccaaccctcctgtaggttttaatgccaaccctcctgtaggttttaatgctaaccctcctgtaggttttggctctaaccctcctgtaggttttggctctaaccatcctgtaggttttaatgctAACCCTCTTGTAGGTTTTAATGCtaaccatcctgtaggttttaatgctaaccctcctgtaggtttaaatgctaaccctcctgtaggtttaaatgctaaccctcctgtaggtttaaatgctaaccctcctgtaggttttaatgccagacctcctgtaggttttaatgctaaccctcctgtaggttttggctctaaccctcctgtag gttttaatgctAACCCTCCTTAA
- the LOC127907541 gene encoding uncharacterized protein LOC127907541 isoform X21: MSNQITFNLSMNSSYTMRPEWNLCRSPPVGFNANPPVGFNANPPVGFNANPPVGFNANPPVGFNANPPVGFNANPPVGFNANPPVGFNANPPVGFNANPPVGFNANPPVGFNANPPVGFNANPPVGFNANPPVGFNANPPVGFNANPPVGFNANPPVGFNANPPVGFNANPPVGFNANPPVGFNANPPVGFNANPPVGFNANPPVGFNANPPVGFNANPPVGFNANPPVGFNANPPVGFNANPPVGFNANPPVGFNANPPVGFNANPPVGFNANPPVGFNANPPVGFNANPPVGFNANPPVGFNANPPVGFNANPPVGFNANPPVGFNANPPVGFNANPPVGFNANPPVGFNANPPVGFNANPPVGFNANPPVGFNANPPVGFNANPPVGLNANPPVGFNANPPVGFNANPPVGFNANPPVGFNANPPVGFGSNPPVGFGSNPPVGFNANPPVGFGSNPPVGFNANPP, encoded by the exons atgtcaaatcaaatcacattcaATTTATCAATGAACTCATCTTACACCATGAGACCAGAATGGAACCTGTGCAGgagccctcctgtaggttttaatgctaaccctcctgtaggttttaatgctaaccctcctgtaggttttaatgctaaccctcctgtaggttttaatgctaaccctcctgtaggttttaatgccaaccctcctgtag gttttaatgctaaccctcctgtaggttttaatgccaaccctcctgtaggttttaatgctaaccctcctgtaggttttaatgctaaccctcctgtaggttttaatgctaaccctcctgtaggttttaatgctaaccctcctgtaggttttaatgctaaccctcctgtaggttttaatgctaaccctcctgtaggttttaatgctaaccctcctgtaggttttaatgctaaccctcctgtaggttttaatgctaaccctcctgtaggttttaatgccaaccctcctgtaggttttaatgctaaccctcctgtaggttttaatgctaaccctcctgtaggttttaatgctaaccctcctgtaggttttaatgccaaccctcctgtaggttttaatgctaaccctcctgtaggttttaatgccaaccctcctgtaggttttaatgctaaccctcctgtaggttttaatgccaaccctcctgtaggttttaatgccaaccctcctgtaggttttaatgctaaccctcctgtaggttttaatgctaaccctcctgtaggttttaatgctaaccctcctgtaggttttaatgccaaccctcctgtaggttttaatgctaaccctcctgtaggttttaatgctaaccctcctgtaggttttaatgccaaccctcctgtaggttttaatgccaaccctcctgtaggttttaatgctaaccctcctgtaggttttaatgctaaccctcctgtaggttttaatgctaaccctcctgtaggttttaatgccaaccctcctgtaggttttaatgctaaccctcctgtaggttttaatgccaaccctcctgtaggttttaatgctaaccctcctgtaggttttaatgctaaccctcctgtaggttttaatgctaaccctcctgtaggttttaatgccaaccctcctgtaggttttaatgctaaccctcctgtaggtttaaatgccaaccctcctgtaggttttaatgctaaccctcctgtaggttttaatgccaaccctcctgtaggttttaatgccaaccctcctgtag gttttaatgctaaccctcctgtaggttttggctctaaccctcctgtag gttttggctctaaccctcctgtaggttttaatgccaaccctcctgtaggttttggctctaaccctcctgtaggttttaatgctAACCCTCCTTAA
- the LOC127907541 gene encoding uncharacterized protein LOC127907541 isoform X22, translating into MSNQITFNLSMNSSYTMRPEWNLCRSPPVGFNANPPVGFNANPPVGFNANPPVGFNANPPVGFNANPPVGFNANPPVGFNANPPVGFNANPPVGFNANPPVGFNANPPVGFNANPPVGFNANPPVGFNANPPVGFNANPPVGFNANPPVGFNANPPVGFNANPPVGFNANPPVGFNANPPVGFNANPPVGFNANPPVGFNANPPVGFNANPPVGFNANPPVGFNANPPVGFNANPPVGFNANPPVGFNANPPVGFNANPPVGFNANPPVGFNANPPVGFNANPPVGFNANPPVGFNANPPVGFNANPPVGFNANPPVGFNANPPVGFNANPPVGFNANPPVGFNANPPVGFNANPPVGFNANPPVGFNANPPVGFNANPPVGFNANPPVGLNANPPVGFNANPPVGFNANPPVGFNANPPVGFNANPPVGFGSNPPVGFNANPPVGFGSNPPVGFNANPP; encoded by the exons atgtcaaatcaaatcacattcaATTTATCAATGAACTCATCTTACACCATGAGACCAGAATGGAACCTGTGCAGgagccctcctgtaggttttaatgctaaccctcctgtaggttttaatgctaaccctcctgtaggttttaatgctaaccctcctgtaggttttaatgctaaccctcctgtaggttttaatgccaaccctcctgtag gttttaatgctaaccctcctgtaggttttaatgccaaccctcctgtaggttttaatgctaaccctcctgtaggttttaatgctaaccctcctgtaggttttaatgctaaccctcctgtaggttttaatgctaaccctcctgtaggttttaatgctaaccctcctgtaggttttaatgctaaccctcctgtaggttttaatgctaaccctcctgtaggttttaatgctaaccctcctgtaggttttaatgctaaccctcctgtaggttttaatgccaaccctcctgtaggttttaatgctaaccctcctgtaggttttaatgctaaccctcctgtaggttttaatgctaaccctcctgtaggttttaatgccaaccctcctgtaggttttaatgctaaccctcctgtaggttttaatgccaaccctcctgtaggttttaatgctaaccctcctgtaggttttaatgccaaccctcctgtaggttttaatgccaaccctcctgtaggttttaatgctaaccctcctgtaggttttaatgctaaccctcctgtaggttttaatgctaaccctcctgtaggttttaatgccaaccctcctgtaggttttaatgctaaccctcctgtaggttttaatgctaaccctcctgtaggttttaatgccaaccctcctgtaggttttaatgccaaccctcctgtaggttttaatgctaaccctcctgtaggttttaatgctaaccctcctgtaggttttaatgctaaccctcctgtaggttttaatgccaaccctcctgtaggttttaatgctaaccctcctgtaggttttaatgccaaccctcctgtaggttttaatgctaaccctcctgtaggttttaatgctaaccctcctgtaggttttaatgctaaccctcctgtaggttttaatgccaaccctcctgtaggttttaatgctaaccctcctgtaggtttaaatgccaaccctcctgtaggttttaatgctaaccctcctgtaggttttaatgccaaccctcctgtaggttttaatgccaaccctcctgtag gttttaatgctaaccctcctgtaggttttggctctaaccctcctgtaggttttaatgccaaccctcctgtaggttttggctctaaccctcctgtaggttttaatgctAACCCTCCTTAA
- the LOC127907541 gene encoding uncharacterized protein LOC127907541 isoform X5 — translation MSNQITFNLSMNSSYTMRPEWNLCRSPPVGFNANPPVGFNANPPVGFNANPPVGFNANPPVGFNANPPVGFNANPPVGFNANPPVGFNANPPVGFNANPPVGFNANPPVGFNANPPVGFNANPPVGFNANPPVGFNANPPVGFNANPPVGFNANPPVGFNANPPVGFNANPPVGFNANPPVGFNANPPVGFNANPPVGFNANPPVGFNANPPVGFNANPPVGFNANPPVGFNANPPVGFNANPPVGFNANPPVGFNANPPVGFNANPPVGFNANPPVGFNANPPVGFNANPPVGFNANPPVGFNANPPVGFNANPPVGFNANPPVGFNANPPVGFNANPPVGFNANPPVGFNANPPVGFNANPPVGFNANPPVGFNANPPVGFNANPPVGLNANPPVGFNANPPVGFNANPPVGFNANPPVGLNANPPVGLNANPPVGFNANPPVGFNANPPVGFNANPPVGFNANPPVGLNANPPVGFNANPPVGFNANPPVGFNANPPVGFNANPPVGFGSNPPVGFGSNHPVGFNANPLVGFNANHPVGFNANPPVGLNANPPVGLNANPPVGLNANPPVGFNARPPVGFNANPPVGFGSNPPVGFNANPSVGFNARPPVGFNANPPVGFGSNPPVGFNANPP, via the exons atgtcaaatcaaatcacattcaATTTATCAATGAACTCATCTTACACCATGAGACCAGAATGGAACCTGTGCAGgagccctcctgtaggttttaatgctaaccctcctgtaggttttaatgctaaccctcctgtaggttttaatgctaaccctcctgtaggttttaatgctaaccctcctgtaggttttaatgccaaccctcctgtag gttttaatgctaaccctcctgtaggttttaatgccaaccctcctgtaggttttaatgctaaccctcctgtaggttttaatgctaaccctcctgtaggttttaatgctaaccctcctgtaggttttaatgctaaccctcctgtaggttttaatgctaaccctcctgtaggttttaatgctaaccctcctgtaggttttaatgctaaccctcctgtaggttttaatgctaaccctcctgtaggttttaatgctaaccctcctgtaggttttaatgccaaccctcctgtaggttttaatgctaaccctcctgtaggttttaatgctaaccctcctgtaggttttaatgctaaccctcctgtaggttttaatgccaaccctcctgtaggttttaatgctaaccctcctgtaggttttaatgccaaccctcctgtaggttttaatgctaaccctcctgtaggttttaatgccaaccctcctgtaggttttaatgccaaccctcctgtaggttttaatgctaaccctcctgtaggttttaatgctaaccctcctgtaggttttaatgctaaccctcctgtaggttttaatgccaaccctcctgtaggttttaatgctaaccctcctgtaggttttaatgctaaccctcctgtaggttttaatgccaaccctcctgtaggttttaatgccaaccctcctgtaggttttaatgctaaccctcctgtaggttttaatgctaaccctcctgtaggttttaatgctaaccctcctgtaggttttaatgccaaccctcctgtaggttttaatgctaaccctcctgtaggttttaatgccaaccctcctgtaggttttaatgctaaccctcctgtaggttttaatgctaaccctcctgtaggttttaatgctaaccctcctgtaggttttaatgccaaccctcctgtaggttttaatgctaaccctcctgtaggtttaaatgccaaccctcctgtaggttttaatgctaaccctcctgtaggttttaatgccaaccctcctgtaggttttaatgccaaccctcctgtaggtttaaatgccaaccctcctgtaggtttaaatgccaaccctcctgtaggttttaatgctaaccctcctgtaggttttaatgctaaccctcctgtaggttttaatgccaaccctcctgtaggttttaatgctaaccctcctgtaggtttaaatgccaaccctcctgtaggttttaatgctaaccctcctgtaggttttaatgccaaccctcctgtaggttttaatgccaaccctcctgtaggttttaatgctaaccctcctgtaggttttggctctaaccctcctgtaggttttggctctaaccatcctgtaggttttaatgctAACCCTCTTGTAGGTTTTAATGCtaaccatcctgtaggttttaatgctaaccctcctgtaggtttaaatgctaaccctcctgtaggtttaaatgctaaccctcctgtaggtttaaatgctaaccctcctgtaggttttaatgccagacctcctgtaggttttaatgctaaccctcctgtaggttttggctctaaccctcctgtaggttttaatgccAACCCTTCTGTAGGTTTTAATGCCagacctcctgtaggttttaatgctaaccctcctgtaggttttggctctaaccctcctgtag gttttaatgctAACCCTCCTTAA
- the LOC127907541 gene encoding uncharacterized protein LOC127907541 isoform X16, with protein sequence MSNQITFNLSMNSSYTMRPEWNLCRSPPVGFNANPPVGFNANPPVGFNANPPVGFNANPPVGFNANPPVGFNANPPVGFNANPPVGFNANPPVGFNANPPVGFNANPPVGFNANPPVGFNANPPVGFNANPPVGFNANPPVGFNANPPVGFNANPPVGFNANPPVGFNANPPVGFNANPPVGFNANPPVGFNANPPVGFNANPPVGFNANPPVGFNANPPVGFNANPPVGFNANPPVGFNANPPVGFNANPPVGFNANPPVGFNANPPVGFNANPPVGFNANPPVGFNANPPVGFNANPPVGFNANPPVGFNANPPVGFNANPPVGFNANPPVGFNANPPVGFNANPPVGFNANPPVGFNANPPVGFNANPPVGFNANPPVGFNANPPVGLNANPPVGFNANPPVGFNANPPVGFNANPPVGLNANPPVGLNANPPVGFNANPPVGFNANPPVGFNANPPVGFNANPPVGLNANPPVGFNANPPVGFNANPPVGFNANPPVGFNANPPVGFGSNPPVGFGSNHPVGFGSNPPVGFNANPPVGFGSNPPVGFNANPP encoded by the exons atgtcaaatcaaatcacattcaATTTATCAATGAACTCATCTTACACCATGAGACCAGAATGGAACCTGTGCAGgagccctcctgtaggttttaatgctaaccctcctgtaggttttaatgctaaccctcctgtaggttttaatgctaaccctcctgtaggttttaatgctaaccctcctgtaggttttaatgccaaccctcctgtag gttttaatgctaaccctcctgtaggttttaatgccaaccctcctgtaggttttaatgctaaccctcctgtaggttttaatgctaaccctcctgtaggttttaatgctaaccctcctgtaggttttaatgctaaccctcctgtaggttttaatgctaaccctcctgtaggttttaatgctaaccctcctgtaggttttaatgctaaccctcctgtaggttttaatgctaaccctcctgtaggttttaatgctaaccctcctgtaggttttaatgccaaccctcctgtaggttttaatgctaaccctcctgtaggttttaatgctaaccctcctgtaggttttaatgctaaccctcctgtaggttttaatgccaaccctcctgtaggttttaatgctaaccctcctgtaggttttaatgccaaccctcctgtaggttttaatgctaaccctcctgtaggttttaatgccaaccctcctgtaggttttaatgccaaccctcctgtaggttttaatgctaaccctcctgtaggttttaatgctaaccctcctgtaggttttaatgctaaccctcctgtaggttttaatgccaaccctcctgtaggttttaatgctaaccctcctgtaggttttaatgctaaccctcctgtaggttttaatgccaaccctcctgtaggttttaatgccaaccctcctgtaggttttaatgctaaccctcctgtaggttttaatgctaaccctcctgtaggttttaatgctaaccctcctgtaggttttaatgccaaccctcctgtaggttttaatgctaaccctcctgtaggttttaatgccaaccctcctgtaggttttaatgctaaccctcctgtaggttttaatgctaaccctcctgtaggttttaatgctaaccctcctgtaggttttaatgccaaccctcctgtaggttttaatgctaaccctcctgtaggtttaaatgccaaccctcctgtaggttttaatgctaaccctcctgtaggttttaatgccaaccctcctgtaggttttaatgccaaccctcctgtaggtttaaatgccaaccctcctgtaggtttaaatgccaaccctcctgtaggttttaatgctaaccctcctgtaggttttaatgctaaccctcctgtaggttttaatgccaaccctcctgtaggttttaatgctaaccctcctgtaggtttaaatgccaaccctcctgtaggttttaatgctaaccctcctgtaggttttaatgccaaccctcctgtaggttttaatgccaaccctcctgtaggttttaatgctaaccctcctgtaggttttggctctaaccctcctgtaggttttggctctaaccatcctgtag gttttggctctaaccctcctgtaggttttaatgccaaccctcctgtaggttttggctctaaccctcctgtaggttttaatgctAACCCTCCTTAA